Within the Pseudomonas putida genome, the region GGCCAGATCAGCTACCCGCTGCCGGTCACCGGCACGGCCGTGGCACGCTGCGCCGCACCGGACGAAAAAACCTGGGAGCGCTTCGTGACGCTGTATCAGCGCCGCGGCCGTGCGCGCCTGACCCTGGACACCACGGTGTGCAATGCTGGCAGCGACGTGCCCGCCGTGAGGTTCAGCGGGCAGTATGTGTTACATCGCTGAGGCGAGCTGGATCAGCGCCTGACGCCAGCTTGCCGCTGCGGGCAAAGCCAGGAAGAAGGGGTTGAGCAGGGATTCGCGCGGCGGGTAGCAGAACGGCTGGCCGTCCACGCCAATCACTTCCCCGCCTGCCCCTTCCAGCACACCTTGCGCCGCAGCGGTGTCCCACTGCGATGTCGGCGCCAGTCGCGGGTAGCAGTCGGCGCTGCCTTCGGCCAGCAGGCAGAACTTGAGCGAGCTGCCGATATTGGCCAGCTCCAGCTCGCCGACAGCAGCGCCCAGGCCAGCCAGCAACGCCTCCTGCTGGGGGCTGGAGTGGCGCCGGCTGGCGACCACGGTGAAACGGCCATCGGCAGGCGGCGCGTTACGCACCTGGACCGGCTGGGGCTCGCCGCCGGCCTCTGCCCGCCAGGCGCCCAGGCCGTGGCCACCGAAGTAACAGCGGCCGCTGGTCGGCATCGAAACCACGCCAAACACCACTTCGCCGTTTTCGATCAGCGCGATATTGACGGTGAACTCTTCGCTGCCTGCGATGAACTCCTTGGTACCGTCCAAAGGGTCGACCAGCCACCAGCGCTGCCAGCCCTGGCGCTCGGCCAACGGGATATTGCAGTCTTCCTCGGACAGCACCGGGATCTGCGGCGCCAGGGCCTGCAGCCCGTCGGCGATTACCCGGTGTGCGGCCAGGTCGGCGGCGGTCACCGGCGAATCATCCGCCTTGTTGGTCACTGCGACGTCGGCGCGCCAGAACGGCAGGATCGCCTGCCCTGCCAGGCCGGCCAGTTGCACCACTGCATGCATCAGTTGCTGGTCGTTCATACCTCGAGCAGCCCCCGCTGGATCAGCAGGTCGCGCGCCAAGTACAACGCCGCCAACGCCCGCCCCTCGCTGAACTGGGGGTGCATGGCCAGCGCCGAGAGTTCGCGAAGGTTGACCTTGTCGACCCGCATCGGCTCCGGCTCGTCGCCCTCCAGCCGCTCTTCGTAAAGGTCGGTGGCCAGCACCACCTGGATCTTCTGGCTCATGTAGCCGGGCGACAGCGACAGCTCGGTCAAATGTTCCAGCTGGCGCGCGCCAAAGCCGGCTTCTTCCTTGAGCTCCCGGTCAGCCGCGGCCAGCACATCCTCGCCCGGTTCGATCAGGCCTTTGGGCAGGGACACTTCGTATTCATCCGTGCCACCGCAATACTCCTCGACCAACACGGCGTGCTCGGCATCTAGCATGGCCACGATCATGACCGCGCCGTAGCCATTGCCGCGCCCGACCAGACGCTCGTAGGTACGCTCGGTGCCATTGCTGAAGCGCAACTGCACGGCCTCGACGCGGAACAAGCGGCTGCTGGCGACGATCTCGCGGCTGAGAACGGTGGGTTTCTGGCGCATGGGGCGGCTCCTTGGCGTGAACGGGTTACTATACCGTGGCTTGCCGACTGAACGAGAGTTTCCCATGCCTGTTCTTCCCTGGTCTGCCATCGATACTGTCCTGCTGGATATGGACGGCACGCTGCTCGATCTGCATTACGACAACCGCTTCTGGCTGGAGCACCTGCCCCAGCGCTACGCACAGGTGCACGGCGTAAGCCGGGCAATGGCTGAGATGGAGCTGCAGCCGCTGTTCGAGCGCAATGCCGGTACGCTCAACTGGTACTGCCTGGACTTCTGGAGCCGTGAGCTGAACTTGCCGATCCGCGAACTCAA harbors:
- the cysQ gene encoding 3'(2'),5'-bisphosphate nucleotidase CysQ, which produces MNDQQLMHAVVQLAGLAGQAILPFWRADVAVTNKADDSPVTAADLAAHRVIADGLQALAPQIPVLSEEDCNIPLAERQGWQRWWLVDPLDGTKEFIAGSEEFTVNIALIENGEVVFGVVSMPTSGRCYFGGHGLGAWRAEAGGEPQPVQVRNAPPADGRFTVVASRRHSSPQQEALLAGLGAAVGELELANIGSSLKFCLLAEGSADCYPRLAPTSQWDTAAAQGVLEGAGGEVIGVDGQPFCYPPRESLLNPFFLALPAAASWRQALIQLASAM
- the nudE gene encoding ADP compounds hydrolase NudE produces the protein MRQKPTVLSREIVASSRLFRVEAVQLRFSNGTERTYERLVGRGNGYGAVMIVAMLDAEHAVLVEEYCGGTDEYEVSLPKGLIEPGEDVLAAADRELKEEAGFGARQLEHLTELSLSPGYMSQKIQVVLATDLYEERLEGDEPEPMRVDKVNLRELSALAMHPQFSEGRALAALYLARDLLIQRGLLEV